In the genome of Polaribacter sp. MED152, one region contains:
- a CDS encoding efflux RND transporter periplasmic adaptor subunit, translating into MSKKKIAIISVISLISIYLIYSYFSPSNDGEVYLTTKVQKGNFVSEVITSGEAQSTSLKKINGPENLRKFKLRDIKIQDLVPEGSIVKVGDYVARLDPTGVNEQIIDARLNLETAQSKYTQQQLDTTLSLKQERNAIKDLSFSMEQTRLELKQSIYEPPATIKKLEIDLEKSERDLREKQENYRIKKRQANAKMVEVGTEVSKIRKELNDLLELLKSFTIYSDGNGMITYFKNWDGSKKKVGSTISPWNPTVASLPDLTKMESKTYANEVDIRKIKKGLPVKVGFDAFPDVEIPGIVTDVANVGENKRGSDIKVFQVMIKLNETNDNIRPGMTTSNKILTFEKKDVLSIPLEAIFSKDSITYVYKKSGFSVVKKQVKIGDSNNDSVIITEGLAENDVVYLNKPEGYENDQIAQLN; encoded by the coding sequence ATGTCTAAAAAGAAAATAGCAATAATCTCAGTTATTTCCTTAATTTCTATCTACCTTATTTACAGCTATTTTTCGCCTTCTAATGATGGCGAAGTTTACTTAACTACAAAGGTTCAAAAAGGAAATTTTGTGAGTGAAGTAATTACCTCTGGTGAAGCACAATCTACAAGTCTAAAGAAAATAAATGGACCAGAAAATCTAAGAAAATTTAAACTAAGAGATATAAAAATTCAAGATTTAGTTCCTGAAGGTTCAATAGTTAAAGTTGGTGATTATGTAGCAAGATTAGATCCTACAGGGGTTAATGAACAAATTATTGATGCCAGATTAAACCTAGAAACGGCTCAATCTAAGTACACACAACAACAATTAGACACTACCCTATCTTTAAAACAAGAAAGGAATGCCATAAAAGATTTAAGTTTTAGCATGGAGCAAACTAGGTTAGAATTAAAACAATCTATTTATGAGCCACCAGCAACTATCAAAAAACTAGAAATTGATTTAGAAAAATCAGAAAGAGATTTAAGAGAAAAGCAAGAGAACTACAGAATTAAAAAGAGACAAGCCAATGCAAAAATGGTTGAAGTTGGCACAGAGGTTTCTAAAATTAGAAAAGAATTGAACGATTTATTAGAGTTGTTAAAATCGTTTACCATTTATTCAGATGGAAATGGAATGATAACTTACTTCAAAAATTGGGATGGCTCTAAGAAAAAAGTAGGTTCTACTATAAGTCCATGGAATCCTACAGTTGCTAGTTTACCAGATTTAACCAAAATGGAATCTAAAACTTATGCGAATGAGGTAGATATTAGAAAAATTAAAAAAGGTTTACCTGTTAAGGTAGGTTTTGATGCTTTTCCTGATGTTGAAATACCTGGTATCGTTACTGATGTTGCCAATGTTGGTGAAAACAAAAGAGGTTCTGACATTAAAGTTTTTCAAGTAATGATAAAACTTAATGAAACTAATGACAATATTAGACCAGGAATGACAACTTCAAACAAAATATTGACTTTCGAAAAGAAAGATGTATTAAGCATTCCTTTAGAAGCTATTTTCTCTAAAGATTCAATTACCTACGTTTATAAAAAATCTGGTTTTTCAGTGGTAAAGAAACAAGTTAAAATTGGAGATTCAAATAACGATTCTGTTATCATAACAGAAGGGTTAGCAGAAAATGATGTAGTTTATTTGAACAAACCTGAGGGTTATGAGAATGATCAAATAGCTCAACTAAATTAG
- a CDS encoding ABC transporter permease, with amino-acid sequence MFNKIYIEKLKSNFSEAVRVILANKVRTLLTSLGIIFGVAAVITMLAIGNGAEKEILAQLELVGVNNIVITPIPDEKDDNENEEGSEGDALEAIRFSKGLDMLDVNSIKKNVPSVKSVSPEIVLETYVIKKGRQNPVKLIGVAPNYFETSNIAIESGKNFSYNQVENSLPVCIIGKKIEKKLFTGESAIGKQIKVKDVWLQVIGVIEEKFISDNAQENLGIRDMNLDIYIPIKTFLVRYKDRKTIMDKPIETGGGMIFISGQQQGPKQRIPRGNYHQLDKLVVQVENSSELNATADVLSRMLKRRHNDMLDFEISIPIQLLKQQQKTKQIFNIVLSIIAGISLLIGGIGIMNIMLASVLERTKEIGIIRAIGATQEDVILQFLTESVLVSIGGGIIGIALGVLASYILELSTGIETILSVSSILLSFFVATLIGLIFGIAPARSAANKSPIEAIRHE; translated from the coding sequence ATGTTTAACAAAATCTATATTGAGAAACTAAAATCTAATTTTAGTGAAGCTGTTCGTGTAATTTTAGCCAATAAGGTTAGAACCCTTTTAACCTCTTTAGGAATTATTTTTGGTGTTGCAGCTGTAATTACCATGCTTGCTATTGGTAATGGTGCAGAAAAAGAAATACTTGCTCAATTAGAGTTGGTTGGTGTTAACAATATTGTAATTACTCCTATTCCTGATGAAAAGGATGATAATGAGAATGAAGAAGGTTCAGAAGGTGATGCCTTAGAGGCCATACGTTTTTCTAAAGGATTAGATATGCTAGATGTAAATAGCATCAAAAAAAATGTACCTTCAGTAAAATCTGTTAGTCCAGAGATTGTTTTAGAAACATATGTAATTAAAAAAGGAAGACAAAACCCTGTAAAACTAATTGGTGTTGCTCCTAACTATTTCGAAACTTCTAACATTGCTATAGAAAGTGGTAAAAACTTTTCATACAACCAAGTAGAAAACTCTTTACCTGTCTGCATCATTGGTAAAAAAATTGAGAAAAAGCTATTTACAGGAGAAAGTGCCATTGGTAAACAAATTAAAGTTAAAGATGTTTGGCTTCAGGTAATTGGAGTTATTGAAGAAAAATTTATATCTGATAATGCACAAGAAAATTTAGGTATTCGAGATATGAATTTAGATATTTATATACCTATTAAAACCTTTCTAGTTCGCTACAAAGACCGTAAAACAATTATGGATAAACCCATAGAAACAGGTGGAGGCATGATTTTTATTAGCGGACAACAACAAGGGCCAAAACAAAGAATACCTAGAGGTAATTATCATCAATTAGATAAATTAGTAGTTCAAGTAGAGAATTCTTCAGAATTAAATGCTACAGCAGATGTTTTAAGTAGAATGTTAAAAAGAAGGCATAATGATATGTTAGATTTTGAAATTTCTATTCCTATTCAATTGTTAAAACAACAGCAAAAAACAAAGCAAATTTTCAATATTGTTTTAAGCATCATTGCTGGCATTTCGCTTTTAATTGGTGGAATTGGTATTATGAATATTATGCTAGCCTCAGTTTTAGAAAGAACAAAAGAAATTGGTATTATAAGAGCTATTGGTGCTACTCAAGAAGATGTTATTTTACAATTCTTAACAGAATCTGTTTTAGTTAGTATTGGTGGTGGTATTATAGGCATTGCTTTAGGCGTTTTAGCCTCCTACATTTTAGAATTAAGTACAGGAATAGAAACAATTTTATCTGTAAGTTCTATTTTATTATCCTTTTTTGTTGCAACATTAATAGGTTTAATTTTTGGTATAGCACCAGCAAGATCTGCTGCTAACAAAAGCCCTATTGAAGCTATTAGACACGAATAA
- a CDS encoding TolC family protein, with product MKKLIFPFLFALSFAAYGQQEITLEQAISIAQKNSPDYKALLNQNQASYWRYRNYQAGFLPQLRLDATLPRYSNSVNRLTNDNGQDIFVRSNQASFDGALSLNQNIALTGGTISVSSQLERVDVFGDNASTGFSVIPFSLNYSQNSLFYNPFKWQKRIEPLIYEEAKREFIERMEEISSNTSRRYFALLKAQIQSRIAKSNLSNQDTLFQISKGRFKMGKIAENDLLQIELSVLNSENEVITNEINFKRSSQNLSRYLVLDTENIILSTPKELTTFTVSVEKALEEARANRKAVIEFRRRRLQAEQDVAEVKGNNRLQMSFRANFGISQQGAVFNDLFQDFNQQQNVVLSIGVPILDWGVSKSRRKLVEANQDLVNTNIEIEEQEFEQEIYLHVLNWQNQRNFLKTAKKAQEIALKRYEIAKKRFVLGKIGITDLNIALQEQDRSVLQYLNSLEKFWTDYYTLRRLTLYDFIKNEKIKVDDIIYD from the coding sequence ATGAAAAAACTAATATTCCCATTTCTTTTTGCGCTATCATTTGCTGCATATGGTCAGCAAGAAATTACACTAGAACAAGCCATTTCTATAGCACAGAAAAATTCTCCAGACTACAAAGCATTGCTTAATCAAAATCAAGCAAGTTATTGGAGATACAGAAACTATCAAGCAGGTTTTTTACCTCAATTAAGGTTAGATGCTACACTACCTAGATATTCTAATTCTGTAAACAGATTAACGAATGATAATGGTCAGGATATTTTTGTAAGATCTAACCAAGCTAGTTTTGATGGTGCTTTATCTCTAAATCAGAACATTGCCTTAACTGGGGGTACAATTTCTGTAAGTTCTCAATTAGAAAGAGTAGATGTTTTTGGTGATAATGCATCAACAGGATTTTCGGTAATTCCGTTTTCATTAAACTACAGCCAAAATTCACTTTTTTACAATCCTTTTAAATGGCAAAAAAGAATAGAGCCTTTAATTTACGAGGAAGCCAAAAGAGAGTTTATCGAAAGAATGGAAGAAATATCTTCTAATACTAGTAGAAGATATTTTGCTTTATTAAAGGCACAAATTCAATCTAGAATTGCAAAATCTAACCTATCAAATCAAGATACATTATTTCAAATATCTAAAGGACGATTTAAAATGGGTAAAATTGCCGAAAATGATTTATTACAAATAGAATTATCTGTGCTAAATTCAGAAAATGAAGTAATTACTAATGAAATCAATTTTAAAAGATCTTCTCAAAACTTATCTAGATATTTAGTTTTAGATACAGAAAACATCATACTTTCAACACCCAAAGAATTAACAACATTTACGGTAAGCGTAGAAAAAGCGTTAGAAGAAGCAAGAGCAAATAGAAAAGCTGTAATTGAATTTAGAAGAAGAAGATTGCAAGCAGAACAAGATGTTGCAGAAGTTAAAGGAAATAACAGATTACAAATGAGTTTTAGGGCCAATTTTGGTATTTCTCAACAAGGAGCTGTTTTTAATGATTTGTTTCAAGACTTTAACCAACAGCAAAATGTGGTTTTATCTATTGGAGTACCAATTTTAGATTGGGGCGTTTCTAAATCTCGAAGAAAATTAGTGGAAGCAAATCAAGATTTGGTAAACACTAATATAGAGATAGAAGAACAAGAATTTGAGCAAGAGATTTACCTTCATGTTTTAAACTGGCAAAATCAACGTAACTTTTTAAAAACTGCTAAAAAAGCGCAAGAAATTGCTTTGAAAAGATATGAAATTGCTAAAAAACGATTTGTTTTAGGTAAAATAGGGATTACAGATTTAAACATTGCCTTACAAGAACAAGACAGGTCTGTACTTCAATACTTGAATTCATTAGAAAAGTTCTGGACAGACTATTATACTTTAAGAAGATTAACACTTTACGATTTCATAAAAAATGAAAAAATAAAAGTAGATGATATCATTTATGATTAA
- a CDS encoding TonB-dependent receptor, producing the protein MKKFLILFFLGTIALYSQEKVTVSGTVYDNANNETLIGVSIYFPELNAGTSTNEYGFYSLTIPKGNYKIQISYLGFTSITEQITLSENITKNFKLNEEAESLNEIVIESDIEKLNVRTPQMSVNKLTSSTIKKIPVVLGEADIIKSLILLPGVTSAGEGASGFNVRGGAADQNLILLDEAIVFNSSHLFGFFSVFNPDVIKDVKLYKGGIPARFGGRLSSVLDIYQKEGNSKEFNLTGGIGLVSSRLLAEGPIEKEKSSFVVAGRASYAHLFLPLFDNDNKAYFYDLNSKINYRFNDRNNVFLSTYFGKDVFGINDSFVNDYGNTVLNLRWNHLFSDKIFSNLSLIYSDYFYGLTLDFVGFEWDSGITNFNLKYDFKHYLNEKFKLTYGINNIYIKFNPGEIIPNREDSGIQADKLIDKYANEFAAYIAAEQKVNDKLTVQYGVRFSNFTRLGQDEINVYADNNPVIYNEEFKRYESAEAIGTESYKRSDVLASFQNFEPRVSLSYLLNNDTSIKMSYNRMAQYLHLLSNTSSPTPLDVWAPSGQFIKPQLLDQYALGYFRSIKNGDYSLETEVFYKDIQNRIDYINGANLIANNEIETVILNGQARAYGLEVLLKKNEGNFKGWLAYTLSRSEQQTLGRTANEPGINSGEWYSTPFDKTHDISLNGSYELSKKWTFNANFLFQTGQPTNYPVGQYEISGLNVPIYDDNRRNADRLPAYHRLDISATLTPEKNKNRRWQSEWVFGIYNLYGRQNAASINFSQNRETFRNEAVQTSIFGLVPSVTYNFKF; encoded by the coding sequence TTGAAAAAGTTCCTAATTCTATTTTTCTTAGGCACTATAGCACTCTATAGTCAAGAAAAAGTTACAGTAAGTGGTACTGTTTACGATAATGCTAATAACGAAACTTTAATTGGTGTTTCTATATATTTTCCAGAATTAAATGCGGGTACAAGCACAAATGAGTATGGCTTTTATTCTTTAACGATTCCTAAAGGAAATTATAAAATTCAGATTAGTTATTTAGGATTTACAAGTATCACTGAGCAAATTACCTTATCAGAAAATATTACTAAAAACTTTAAACTGAATGAAGAAGCAGAAAGTTTAAACGAAATTGTTATTGAATCTGATATTGAAAAATTGAATGTTAGAACTCCGCAAATGAGTGTTAACAAGCTAACTTCTTCTACCATTAAGAAAATTCCTGTAGTGCTTGGTGAGGCAGATATTATAAAGTCTCTAATTCTTTTGCCTGGAGTTACTAGTGCAGGTGAAGGAGCTTCAGGTTTTAATGTTAGAGGTGGTGCTGCAGATCAAAATTTAATTCTGTTAGATGAAGCAATCGTATTCAACTCTTCTCACCTTTTTGGATTTTTCTCAGTATTTAATCCAGATGTAATTAAAGATGTTAAACTATATAAAGGTGGTATTCCTGCAAGATTTGGAGGTAGATTATCATCTGTATTAGATATCTATCAAAAAGAAGGAAACAGTAAAGAATTTAATTTAACAGGTGGTATTGGCCTTGTATCTTCTAGACTTTTGGCAGAAGGCCCAATAGAAAAAGAAAAAAGTTCATTCGTTGTTGCAGGTAGAGCTTCTTATGCTCACTTATTTTTACCACTTTTTGACAATGATAACAAAGCGTATTTCTATGATTTAAACAGTAAAATTAACTATAGATTTAATGATAGAAACAACGTATTTTTATCTACCTATTTTGGAAAAGACGTTTTTGGCATAAATGATAGTTTTGTAAATGATTATGGCAATACAGTCTTAAACTTAAGATGGAATCATCTTTTTTCTGATAAAATATTTTCTAATTTATCACTAATCTACTCAGATTATTTTTATGGCTTAACACTTGATTTTGTTGGCTTTGAATGGGATTCTGGAATTACCAATTTTAATTTAAAGTACGATTTTAAGCATTACTTAAACGAAAAGTTTAAACTTACTTATGGTATCAATAACATTTATATCAAATTTAATCCAGGAGAAATCATTCCTAATAGGGAAGATTCTGGTATTCAAGCTGATAAATTAATCGACAAATATGCCAATGAATTTGCGGCTTACATAGCTGCTGAGCAAAAAGTAAATGACAAACTTACAGTACAATATGGTGTGCGTTTTAGCAACTTTACACGTTTAGGCCAAGATGAAATAAATGTTTACGCAGACAATAACCCTGTAATTTATAACGAAGAATTTAAAAGATATGAATCTGCTGAAGCCATAGGCACAGAATCTTATAAAAGAAGTGATGTTTTAGCAAGTTTTCAAAATTTTGAACCTAGAGTATCTTTATCTTATTTATTAAATAACGACACTTCTATCAAAATGAGTTACAATAGAATGGCTCAATATTTACATTTGTTATCTAATACCTCATCTCCTACTCCATTAGATGTTTGGGCTCCTAGTGGTCAGTTTATCAAACCTCAGTTATTAGATCAATACGCATTAGGTTATTTTAGATCAATTAAAAATGGAGATTATTCTTTAGAAACAGAAGTGTTTTATAAAGATATTCAGAATAGAATCGATTACATAAATGGAGCAAATTTAATTGCAAATAATGAAATAGAGACTGTAATTTTAAACGGTCAAGCAAGAGCATATGGTTTAGAGGTGCTGCTAAAAAAGAATGAAGGAAACTTTAAAGGTTGGTTAGCCTACACTTTATCTAGATCAGAACAACAAACTTTAGGTAGAACAGCAAATGAACCTGGTATAAATTCTGGAGAATGGTACAGTACACCTTTTGATAAAACTCACGATATTTCTTTAAATGGAAGTTATGAGTTATCTAAAAAATGGACCTTCAATGCAAACTTTTTGTTCCAAACTGGGCAACCTACAAATTATCCTGTAGGTCAATATGAAATATCTGGCTTAAATGTTCCAATTTATGATGATAATAGAAGAAATGCAGACAGACTTCCTGCTTATCACAGATTAGATATTTCTGCAACATTAACACCAGAAAAGAACAAAAACAGACGCTGGCAAAGCGAGTGGGTTTTTGGTATTTATAATTTATATGGAAGACAAAATGCGGCTTCTATCAATTTTAGTCAAAACAGAGAAACCTTTAGAAATGAAGCTGTACAAACCTCAATTTTTGGTTTAGTGCCTTCTGTAACCTATAATTTTAAATTTTAG
- a CDS encoding DUF4249 family protein: protein MKNKYILPILLLFIFTKCEKVVDVEVPSIAPKLIVDASFQVFFDESPVTAETIVKLRLSADYFDDSIPTVTNATVFLTNLTNGTIINFSDANADGDYEPSNPFIPEENTEYELTVIYDNETYKATATRVKSTPLTNVIQGDETLFSGKETEIKIFFTDDGAVDNYYVFDFSNALFLALEDRFFNGAEYSFSNFYQEDEIDLPTTVTIKMSGVSKEYYTYFNILIDQSGQNAGGPFESVPSSLLGNVINTTNEENFPLGYFQISETDTFTLSLVEKD from the coding sequence ATGAAAAATAAATATATACTACCAATTTTATTACTTTTCATTTTTACAAAATGCGAAAAAGTAGTTGATGTAGAAGTGCCATCAATAGCTCCCAAATTAATAGTTGATGCATCATTTCAAGTATTCTTTGATGAAAGTCCTGTTACAGCAGAAACCATTGTAAAACTAAGGTTATCTGCAGATTATTTTGATGATAGTATACCTACTGTTACTAATGCTACTGTATTTTTAACCAACTTAACCAATGGTACCATTATCAATTTTTCTGATGCGAATGCTGATGGCGATTACGAGCCAAGTAATCCTTTTATTCCTGAAGAAAACACTGAATACGAGCTTACAGTTATTTATGATAATGAAACCTATAAAGCTACAGCTACTAGAGTTAAATCTACACCCTTAACAAATGTTATTCAAGGAGATGAAACACTGTTTTCAGGAAAAGAAACCGAAATTAAAATCTTTTTTACAGATGATGGTGCAGTAGATAATTATTATGTTTTTGATTTTTCAAACGCTTTATTTCTGGCATTAGAAGATCGATTTTTTAATGGTGCAGAATACAGTTTTTCTAACTTTTATCAAGAAGATGAAATTGATTTACCAACCACAGTAACCATTAAAATGTCAGGTGTTTCTAAAGAATATTATACCTATTTTAATATTTTGATAGATCAGAGTGGTCAAAATGCAGGTGGTCCTTTTGAATCTGTACCTTCTTCTTTATTAGGTAATGTTATCAACACTACAAACGAAGAAAATTTTCCTTTAGGTTATTTTCAAATTTCAGAAACAGATACATTTACCTTAAGTTTAGTAGAAAAAGATTAA
- the murQ gene encoding N-acetylmuramic acid 6-phosphate etherase, whose protein sequence is MDFTKTTEQDSKYNHLEEMSVSELLTNINNEDQLVALAVKKALPQIESLTHQIIDKLKIGGRLFYMGAGTSGRLGILDASECPPTFGVPHELVVGLIAGGDTAIRKAVEFAEDSTNQGWLDLQEHNINDKDVVVGIAASGTTPYVIAALEACNTHNIITGCITCNAKSPLALTAQFPVEVIVGPEFVTGSSRMKAGTAQKLVLNMLSTATMIQLGKVKGNKMIDMQLSNKKLVDRGERMLVAELNINKEEASHLLQKFGSVRNAVKNYKK, encoded by the coding sequence ATGGATTTTACAAAAACTACAGAGCAAGATTCGAAATACAATCATTTAGAAGAAATGTCGGTTTCTGAATTGCTTACTAATATTAATAATGAAGATCAACTGGTTGCTTTAGCTGTAAAAAAAGCTTTACCTCAAATAGAAAGTTTAACCCATCAAATAATTGATAAATTAAAAATTGGTGGTAGGCTTTTTTATATGGGTGCAGGTACCTCTGGAAGATTGGGTATTTTAGATGCCTCAGAATGCCCACCAACTTTTGGTGTTCCTCATGAGTTGGTAGTTGGTTTAATTGCTGGTGGAGATACTGCCATTAGAAAAGCAGTTGAGTTTGCAGAAGATTCTACAAATCAAGGTTGGTTAGACTTACAAGAACATAACATCAACGATAAGGATGTAGTTGTAGGTATTGCTGCATCAGGTACAACTCCTTATGTAATTGCAGCTTTAGAGGCATGTAATACTCATAATATTATTACTGGTTGTATTACTTGTAATGCAAAAAGTCCGTTAGCTTTAACAGCTCAATTTCCTGTAGAAGTAATTGTAGGGCCTGAGTTTGTAACAGGTAGCTCTAGAATGAAAGCAGGTACAGCTCAAAAGTTAGTTTTGAATATGTTATCTACTGCAACCATGATTCAGTTAGGCAAAGTAAAAGGGAATAAAATGATTGACATGCAATTGTCTAACAAAAAATTGGTGGATAGAGGAGAACGAATGTTAGTTGCAGAACTAAACATAAATAAAGAAGAAGCTAGCCATCTGTTACAAAAATTTGGTAGCGTTAGAAATGCTGTAAAAAATTATAAGAAATGA
- a CDS encoding DUF6095 family protein, producing MSTDLNLLSKGLVRLGIVILLFIAAPIIITMGFKAIDKFTESPQNIFAYLFLGVGCLLIIYAMYFAFKTFGVLSKAIFNNK from the coding sequence ATGAGTACAGATTTAAATTTACTAAGCAAAGGTTTAGTTCGATTAGGCATTGTTATTTTACTATTTATAGCTGCTCCTATCATTATCACAATGGGTTTTAAGGCTATTGATAAATTTACAGAAAGTCCGCAAAATATTTTTGCTTACCTATTTTTAGGTGTAGGCTGTTTGTTAATTATTTATGCAATGTATTTTGCTTTTAAAACTTTTGGTGTTTTAAGCAAAGCCATTTTTAACAACAAATAA